In Mesorhizobium sp. M9A.F.Ca.ET.002.03.1.2, the DNA window GCATTACGCTCTGTCCCAGTTGTTCCTTTGTCAGCCGCTCCAATTGCCGCTCCCCTATACCGCTCAGATGGGCCAGGTCATTCAGGTTCAGCGGGTCCGCGATATGGCTCGTCATCAGTTCCACCATGGCGACTAGCGCGGGATGATGCAGATCATACCTGCGCACCGGGTCCAGTTGCTGCGGGGCCTCGGCCTGCCGGATGCCGGTATGGATGAACCAATCGCTTACCGCGCGGGCTAATTCCACACCGTGATCTGAAGCGATCAGGGCGTGGGCCATGTCCAGCGGAGCCATGCCGCCCGCGCAGGTGAAGCGGTCACGATCAATGACGAACAGGCGCCGTTCGATGAGCGCGTCGGGATACATCTCCCGCATCGCATCAATGTGCTGCCAGTGAATTGTAAACCGGCGTGACGACATCACACCCGCCGCGGCCAGGATTGCCGCCCCGCCTGAGATCCCGCCCAGTGGCACCCCCGAACGGGCAAGACGGCGCAGCCAGCCCAGAATCCTGTCGTCCCGATAGGTCAGCGGATTGCCGCCAGCCACGACAAAGAGAATGTCGAGATCAGTGCCTGCCTCTGAAACAGGCACTGTTTCGAACGCGCCCGAGACGGAACTGCGCATCCAGCCGCCCTGGTCCGAGACGAAGCTGAGATCGTAGAGCCGCCGCTCGCTGAGCAGATTGGCGGCGCGCAGCGGTTCCACCGCCGAGGCCGCGGACATCAGGCCATAGCCTTCGATCAGCAGGAAACCGTATCGCTGCGGTCTGCCGTGACGATACCCGTCAATCATCCCATGGGAATCCTTCCGTCCCATTCATCCTGTTGTATGTCCGACAGGCGCACGCGGATGTCAATTTCAGAAACAACTCTTCGCCCTTGCCGTGACATAGTCTCGGCAGTCCAAGGAGTTCTCGCTATGAGGTTTTCGGGCTTCCGCGTCTTTGCCGAAGCAATCAAGGGGCATACAGGTTGGCGGTCGCTGTGGCGCAATCCCGACCCAAAGCCCGCCTACGATTACGTGATCGTCGGCGGGGGCGGTCACGGTCTGTCGACGGCGTATTACCTGGCCAGGACATTCAGGCAATCTCGTATCGCCGTATTGGAGAAGGGTTGGCTCGGGTCCGGAAATGTCGGGCGAAACACGACGATTATCCGGTCGAACTACCTGCTTGCCGGCAACGAGCCGTTTTATGAGTTCTCGATGAAGCTCTGGGAAGGACTGGAGCAGGAACTCAACTTCAATGCAATGGTCTCGCAGCGCGGCATCATTAACCTGTTTCATACGGATGCACAGCGAGATGCCTTTCGGCGCCGCGGCAACGCAATGATGCTGGCGGGTGCGGACGGCCGCCTGTTGAGCCGTGAGGAACTGCGCGCCATGGTGCCGTTCCTGAACTACAACAACGCGCGCTTCCCGGTCAAAGGCGGCCTGATGCAGCCGCGTGCCGGCACTGCGCGGCACGATGGCGTGGCCTGGGGCTATGCCCGCGGCGCCGACAGCCACGGCGTAGACCTGATCCAGAATTGCGAGGTGAAGGGCTTCCGGGTCGATCGCGAGAAGGTGCGTGGCGTGGAGACCTCGCGCGGCTACATTGCCGCTGAGAAGGTCGGCGTGGCGGTGGCGGGCTCTTCGGGCCGGGTCATGGCGATGGCCGGAATGCGGCTTCCGATCGAAACCCATGTCCTGCAGGCCTTCGTCACGGAGGGGCTCAAGCCCACCATTCCGGGCGTTATCACCTTCGGGGCAGGCCATTTCTACATCAGCCAGTCCGATAAGGGCGGGCTTGTCTTCGGCGGCGATATCGACGGCTACAATTCCTATGCCCAACGCGGCAATTTGCCGGTAGTCGAGGGCGTCGCCGAAAACGGCATAGCAATGATGCCCATGATAGGGCGGGCGCGGCTCCTGCGCATGTGGGGCGGCCTTGTGGACATGTCGATGGACGGTTCGCCGATCATTGACCGCACGCATATTGATGGCCTCTATTTCAACGGCGGCTGGTGCTATGGCGGCTTCAAGGCGACGCCAGCCAGCGGCTATGCCTTTGCCCATCTTCTTGCCACCGGCTCACCTCACGAGACCGCGCGCGCCTACCGGTTCGACCGGTTCGCTCGGGGCTATGTGATCGACGAACGCGGTGCCGGTGCCCAGCCCAATCTCCACTGAGGCGGTCCAATGCTAATCCCCCATCCACTTCTGGGCCTGCGCGATGCTCAGGAATTCACCTATCTGGGCGACGCGCGGCTCATCGACCGTCCAGACCCAACTGCGCCCGATGCCGAGGCCGCCTTTTGCGATTACGTCTTCCTGCGCGACAACCAGGCGGGCGCGCACCGCGAGTTGTGGTTCCACGAGCAGGGTGATCGGTCATGGCTGGTGGTGACGCGCGACACGGTCACCCATGAAGTCCTCTGTGCGGAACTGGCTCGCGATGTCGCCCTTTCGCGGGCGAGGTGCAGCAAATGACACGGCTTGCCGGAGGGCTAATCAACCGCTCGCAGAGCTTGAACTTCACTTTCGACGGCAGGCGGTATCAGGGCCATCCCGGCGACACGCTCGCCTCGGCGCTCCTGGCCAATGGCGTGCGTCTTGTGGGCCGCAGCTTCAAGTATCACCGTCCCCGCGGGGTGCTCTCGGCCGGTTCGGAGGAACCGAACGCTCTCGTCGAACTGCGAACGGGGGCACGGCAGGAGCCAAACACGCGTGCCACGGTGGTGGAGTTGTTCGAGGGCCTGGAGGCACGAAGCCAGAACCGCTGGCCCTCGCTCGGCTTCGACGCGTTGGCTATCAATGATCTGCTGTCGCCCTTCTTCACCGCCGGCTTCTACTACAAGACGTTCATGTGGCCGAAAGGCTTGTGGGAAAAGCTCTACGAGCCGGCGATCCGCAAGGCGGCGGGCCTCGGGCGCCTCTCGATGGAGGCCGACCCGGATACCTATGACAAGGGGTTCCTCCATTGCGACCTGCTGGTTATCGGCGGGGGGGCGGCCGGGCTTGCGGCGGCGCTTACGGCGGCGCGCTCAGGCGCGCGTGCGATCCTCGCCGACGAGGATTTCCGTTTGGGCGGGCGGCTTCTGTGCGAGCTGGAAACGCTGGACGGAGCGCCGGCCACCGACTGGATCGCCGCGCTGGAAACTGAGTTCGACAGCCTGCCGAATCTGCGCGTGATGCGCCGCACCACGGTGTTCGGGATCTATGATCACGGCATCTATGGCGCGGTGGAGCGGGTTTCGGATCACTTGGCGCAGCCGGGTGCCCGCGTCCGCCAGACACTCTGGCGCATCACGGCGAAGCGCGCGGTCCTCGCTGCCGGCGCGACAGAGCGCCCCATCGCCTTTGCCGACAATGACCGTCCGGGAATCATGTTGGCGGGCGCAATGCGGGCTTACGCTAATCGCTGGGCGGCGTGTCCGTCCGAGACGGTCGCTGTCTTCACAAATAATGACGACGGTCATCGCACCGCGCGCGATCTTGCCTCCAAGGGCGTCCATATTGCTGCCGTTATCGACGCGCGCCCCAAGGCAACAGCCTTGGCCGACTACCGCGTTATTACCGGTGGCATGGTCACCGCCTCACGCGGCCGGCTTGGCCTGAAATCGATCGAGGTTCACGCAAACGGCAGGTCCGAATGGATCGAGTGCGGCGCGCTGGGAGTCTCGGGCGGCTGGAACCCGAATGTGCATCTGGCCTCGCACAATTGTGGCCGGCCGATTTGGAATGATGTATTGCAGGCGTTCCTGCCGGGAGAGGATGGTCCCTCGGGAGTGCTTCCGGCGGGCGCGGCGGCGGGGCATTTTTCGACAGCCAAGACACTTCGCTCGGGCGCGGCGGCAGCACTGCGCGCGCTGAACGTACTCGGAATTGCGGCAGCACTGCCCAGTCTGCCGCGCTCGGAGGAGTCGCGCTAC includes these proteins:
- a CDS encoding sarcosine oxidase subunit beta family protein — translated: MRFSGFRVFAEAIKGHTGWRSLWRNPDPKPAYDYVIVGGGGHGLSTAYYLARTFRQSRIAVLEKGWLGSGNVGRNTTIIRSNYLLAGNEPFYEFSMKLWEGLEQELNFNAMVSQRGIINLFHTDAQRDAFRRRGNAMMLAGADGRLLSREELRAMVPFLNYNNARFPVKGGLMQPRAGTARHDGVAWGYARGADSHGVDLIQNCEVKGFRVDREKVRGVETSRGYIAAEKVGVAVAGSSGRVMAMAGMRLPIETHVLQAFVTEGLKPTIPGVITFGAGHFYISQSDKGGLVFGGDIDGYNSYAQRGNLPVVEGVAENGIAMMPMIGRARLLRMWGGLVDMSMDGSPIIDRTHIDGLYFNGGWCYGGFKATPASGYAFAHLLATGSPHETARAYRFDRFARGYVIDERGAGAQPNLH
- a CDS encoding GlxA family transcriptional regulator — translated: MIDGYRHGRPQRYGFLLIEGYGLMSAASAVEPLRAANLLSERRLYDLSFVSDQGGWMRSSVSGAFETVPVSEAGTDLDILFVVAGGNPLTYRDDRILGWLRRLARSGVPLGGISGGAAILAAAGVMSSRRFTIHWQHIDAMREMYPDALIERRLFVIDRDRFTCAGGMAPLDMAHALIASDHGVELARAVSDWFIHTGIRQAEAPQQLDPVRRYDLHHPALVAMVELMTSHIADPLNLNDLAHLSGIGERQLERLTKEQLGQSVMQFYRSLRLEKADEILQQSNLPLVEVALATGFSNRSHFSRAFQAHFGMGPGTRRKQRRNGENLRGSAAS
- a CDS encoding sarcosine oxidase subunit delta: MLIPHPLLGLRDAQEFTYLGDARLIDRPDPTAPDAEAAFCDYVFLRDNQAGAHRELWFHEQGDRSWLVVTRDTVTHEVLCAELARDVALSRARCSK